The Carettochelys insculpta isolate YL-2023 chromosome 9, ASM3395843v1, whole genome shotgun sequence genome includes the window TTAGGAACTGAAAGGTGCAATAACAAAAGACAAAGTCGTAACGGTTACAAACAACACAAACCACATTCTGGTCCCGTCGTTTTATTTCTTTAGTCTCCAGGAAGCTCTGTGTTTACCTTGCGGCTGAAGGTGCATGGACATTTGGCACTTGCTCTTCCGGTGCTGCACCTGTGTTGGAGACACACGACTGACCGTGGGACTGGCCATGCACTGCACAGCTGCTTACAGGTGTTTGCTCCAAATAGGCACCAGCATTAGACTCATCCCTACCTCCTTGTGACTTGCTGTTCTCAGGCAGTCATCTCTTTAGGCCTTCATCCACAGGAATTCTAAGGAACAGCTCTTTTTTTGGTGCAAGAAAATAAACATAATCTGCCTTCAATGACCTCCTTTGTATTGATGCTTACAAAAAGCAACTTGATGATGCTTAGGCAGAGAACACCACCTCACATGCTGACCAGTGTTTCATTGTTTCATTATGCTccctgtctgtctgtatctgtctGTTGTCCCTTGTCTTTTACTTTAATTGGAAGCTCCTACACATACCCAGAAAGGGTTAGTAAAGAAAATGCAGGGGATGCTTCAGTTAATGAAAGAAAAGGGGAAGAGTATCAAATACCAGGCTGGGAATTCATAGGTCTTAGAGGGCTGCAAATCTACTATTCTTAGTCACCAGCAGACCATATTACAGTGCATTAGAGCCCccacagtttaaaaacaaactattGGAAACAGAAACTGCAAGCGCTGGCCCTTCCGTCCTTGTTGCCCTGAGCAGTCACACACCCCTCATCCTTTCTGATCTGTGGTAGATGAAAATTTGGAAACTGAAGTGCTTGCACCTTGCACTGTTTATAGTCATTTAGGGAGTGAATGCAATTAACCCCTCTGCACCTGTGCCACACAGGAAGATAATGTTACAAAAAGTCATGAATTCTTCACTCCATCACCATAGGTGGGGTGCGGGTCACATGCTTTGCACCCTTATAAACCACTATACAAGGTGCTGGGCCTTGAACTCTTCAAACCAATTAGCTTCATCTCCGGTACCTGGACGTCGTATtcagaggtgtgactgcagcatgtGTAGATGGAAGTGACTCAGATAACAATAGAAGTGCAGCTTCAACAGCACAAGATGTACATCCCCTGCAGAGGAGCCTGGGTATGTACTTGAGCAACAGGcacttcactgctgctgctgtgacccAGGCTAGCTAGATCAAAGCTAGCTGAGGTACGTGCCTGTGCACCCAGTCATCCCTCTGACTGCAGTGTAGAGGTACCCATGGGCTAAAAAGCGCACAACAGTTAATGCACCTCATGGCTTGCTGGGCAGCAGACAGCCCCAGTGCCTCTCAAGTTGCATGTTTGCTTCCAAAGCCGGACTCCAGGACTTTGAGAGAGCGTGGAACCACCTGGGAAAGTAAGGGTGCGTTTACACAAACGGAGACTGAGTCTGGAAGGGGCCGAGCGGCCTCACTTCCCGCTGACTTCAGTGCAAGCTGAGGGTTCTCCGCACCCTGCCAGAGGCAGTCCAGAATTAATCCTCctttttttcagtttggaagagaATGCTGCAAATTCTTTGTTCTTCCCCACATTCAAAGACCTTACATACGCgggcgcgcgcacacgcacacgtgCTCACACACACTCATGCCAGGAGGACACCCAGTCAGACCCTGGCGTATCCCACTGTAAGTAAATAACAACACACTTTCTGTTTGCAGTGAAACTTTATGCTTTAACGAGTGAAGTGATCAACGGGGAGATGCAGTTCTATGCCAGGGCCAAACATTTCTACCGGGAGGTGCCGGCGACGGAAGAGGGCATGATGGGAGATTACGTCGAGCTGTCCAGTACAGACATTAAGTCCTCCAGGGAATTCCTTAGGAAGTTTGTTGGGGTGAGTCAtctgctcccacctcctgcaaGAAACAGGGCTCATGGGTTATAATTCACATGCATCATGCCCAGCCCTTCTTTAACTCTTAGGTCCTGATCCCGCAATGTACATCCTGCTGGTGGACCCAGAcacctgcacacagcccccaagTTTCCATGGAGCTTGAGAGGGTGGTTTCtagttgcaggatcagggccacgGCCAGGCAAAATTCTCACCGGCTCTCTCACCTGTGTGAGTACTATCGGGTCAAACCTCATCTGTTCTGCAAAGCAGGACATGACAGCTCAGATCAGACTAATACTCCAGCTAGCCCACTCCCCTGTCTGTCTCAGAGCCTTTTTCCAAATCTTTCCGAAGTTGGGAGATATCCCAGTTGACAGGCTGGGTCTTTTCAGAGCCAGGGCTTTTTCAGAGACCCTTCCCTCTTAAAAGTCTCGCCAGTTACAGGGGCACTCAGCTGTCCAAGTCTTTCAGAAAGAGTCTCTCGAGCATAAGTGGGTTCTCTATAACTTGACATCTTTAAACCAGGATTTGAGGACaccagtaactcagccagagtcCAGGGGTCTGTTACAGGAGTGAGTGGGCAGGAGTGACAGCTGAGAAGGGACATGCCATGGAGGAGACCCGTATGACCACCCCCTCACCATGACTGCTCCCTGCACCACCCTTAGCCAGCCTATGCCCTATATCCTAGCCCAGTAGTTATCAGTCTGTGGTCCATGGACCCTGGGGGCCTGCAAGTGATATCTAAGATTACCCCAGGGGAGggtgggaaaggagcagggccaggatgtgtttggtggctggggtggaactgggcgggaaggagggagcagaaaGAGGTTGGGTGtgttggggctgctggcagattCCATACCGGTGTTGCACTCCCTTCTGAGGCAGGCCCACGGAccgggggcaggaaggggaagggcaACAGAACAGGCACCTGTTGTTTCCAAGgacccctggctgcccttggtccCCGCTTCCACCTGGGCTctgcccttctgggagcatggtgttgcccctcccaccttgcccgtgggcccacagtggctgtcagcgcACTATTCTAGGGGTAGGtcctgtggctgtctgtgctgcatGACACTGAGCCCCACTATGAGCTCTTTTCCGGTGACCTGGAGGAGAACGTATCTGTCCTAACTGGACAAAGGAGGGAGAATCTGGGGAAGGTGCTGGAGGACTATTAACACTCCAGTAGAACTAGCCTATGTCCGCACGATACCGTGGTCATGTTAGCAGCTGATGAACTGTGCTCTTTCAGCTCGTACCCCCCACAGGCCAGCCAACTTGCCTGAAGAGAACCATGGTGTTGGAAGTAAGAGGTCGTGTGTCCAAACGGGGCTCACCCTGAGGCAACTCTGGAGTTAACTTTGCAGTGAAGTCAAGCCCCAAGTTGTTTTAAGCCCAGGTCTGCCAATGGGGGTGAGCAAACAAGGCAGTTGCCCGGGGTCAGtgcttcaaaagggcccagggctcccagccgccacTGCAGGAGTGCCAGTatccagagccccagaccctttaaaatTGTCCATGGAGCACTATGCGGcctgccctgggcagctctgagagctggcGGGGGACCCATGGTGTGCtctggatggtgctgacggctgGCTGATCCCAGCATCCCACCTTCTGCCTAAGGACTTGCCCATTTTAAGAGTAaggagccagtccctgccccctcccccccacaccttgctGAGGGGCCAGTAATTCTGTCAGCCACTTTGTctaggcctgatctacacttgAAAGGGGCGTGACTTTCTCTGACTGTAGTCACACTGGGTCACAGCACTAGTGCAGACACTGGTATAAGTCAAGAGTACTTTTGATGTAACAGCTTCTTTCACTTCCCCAGCGCTGAGGGAAGCAATGAGGTCCAAACCTGAACAGGCCAAGGTTCTTGCAAATTCCCGCAACAGACCGCACATTTTGTGTGGCCAGCCTATGTAAATACCCAGGAACTGGCCTCATTTATTGCCGTCCGCAGTAAACTGCCTGGTGTTGCTGATCGACTCTGAGGCTTGCTTGAGTGTGCACAGAATCAGGCTGTAGGTGTTATCCGTAGTCCCAGCACAGCTTGGGAAACCCTTCAACTAGAGCTCCTCAAATGCAAATACTAGCCCTCTCCTTCTTACATTACAGGCAAGGTCATCTCCATTGCTGAGGCTTTGCAGCCTCTGGCGCTTGCATTTGTGTGCTGTCCGTGGGGTGGGCAGTCTCCACAGGCCAAGGACATTCTTAATTAGCCAAAGAATGTCTGTCTGTCGTGTTCATTTACAAACTCTGCACTAGGTGCATGGACCTGATCTGATAGTGTGTAGATTAGTAGGTGCTTTTGCAGAGGGTGGGACTGTGCCCTTACAAGAAACCCTGGAAAAGAAGCAGTTTAAGGAAGACATTAAGACCCTAACTCTTCTGATGGGAATTCCCATTTGGTCTGTTAGCAGGATCTTAAAGGGAGAGATTAGATTCAGTCTGATGACTGCATCAGTAAACAGCTATGATAGAACTGTTTGGAAAACTGGgatttttccagtggaaaatgtTGGCTTTACTCTGTGCAGGACCTAGACACACTCTTGCAAGCAAGGTCAAATAAATCTTTAGAAATGGACAACGTGGGACCCAGAGAGTGAGCGGCTGGGGGTGAGATCTTTCCAGGCCTCTGTGTTTATCCTACAGCTGCCTCATGTAACTAGATGCACAGCTGGTATATTTATAGCAATGATGTCGTCCTTGGGACTGTCCTTTGACCTTAATAATCTGCTGAATTAATCATTGAAAGGGGACCCAAGAAGCGATGATATACAGGCCTCGGATATGATTTATTCTTAGTCCCATTGGAGGAGGTTGTTCAATAAGTAGATGGAGCCAAATGCGTCCTTGATGTATCTATTTTGAAAGGTATGGAGTTACAACAGAGATGACATTGGCCCTTAGCTTTCATTTCAACACTGAGTTACACAGGAGAGGGGAGAAGGTGTTTACATTTGTCTGCAATGTGTTTTCTTTAACAGCTAAATTAATTGGGGGGAGTTCCAGTCTCAGTTGATGCCTGCACAACGCTCAAATTCCCATTTTACAGCGCCGTGGATTCTGAAATGCCCTTTTGTAGCTAGAATAGAAGACACCGCTGCTAGAATAAAGTGAAAAATGTAACTTCTTTTAGAAAAATCCCTTTTCAGCCCCTCACAGTTCTTTTCTCCTACATGCTCTCTTGGGGCTGAGATTGATTGTGTGTGAGCTCTGTAGTGAgaagatgtttttttaaaaaaaccattcAGCAAAATCAATAAAACAAggagttctgtgacaccttaaagcctaacagatttatttgggcataaggcTTCTTGGACAAAACCCCACTTCGTTGgatgcatctgccgaagtggggTTTTTCCCTCAAAAGTTTATGCGCAAATAAATAAATCTGATCATCTTTATGGTGTTGTTGTTGCCGACACAGACTCACACGGATACCTGTCTCATACTTGTCAGCAAAACCAGTTTCCCTTTTTGAGTTGCATATTCCTAGGATGGAGGGGAAAACATTCTTCCCATATGAGTCAATCCTTTGGGTGATCAGAACTTAAATCCTCCAGTGCTCCACACAGCTCCTGAGTGCTGGCTGTGAGCAGGCAGTGGACACCGCCGTGCTCCATGTGGTGCTAAGGGTTTACTGCCCTTGACTCCTCCCCTTtttcctgaggctctgccccttctaggGGTGTGATGCTGCCCCTCACCACGAACACACACATCTTGCCCCTGGGCCGCGGTGGCTGTAAACCCCACTGGCTGTACACATATGTGGTTAGctacagatgggtaaactgagcaCAGACAGGTTGGGTGACTTTCCCAAGCAAGGAGTGTAGCCACTGGAGGGAGACATGTTTCCCTCCAACCTTTAATTACCCTGTTgagggacaaggtgggtgaggtaatatatccTAGGGGCCATCTTTCAAGCAACACGGGACTTGAAAGCATGTCTCTTTCACCAGTAgaacttggtccaataaaagatattacctcatccaccttgtttttctaatatcctgggatgaATGCAGCTACAATAACACTACACACATCCTGCTTGGTAGTCATTTGTGGCCAATCTTGTCAGCTAACTTGATTCTTCCCAATCATGCCTAAACATGATAAAGTGGTAGAATGTAGACAGGCCCCAAGAGGAGAGCTTGATAGAGCCATTCAAAGTTCAGAGGCTAGTACACGACCCTGTCCCACtcaccaaaacaaaaaggcatgCCGTGGAGTTAATAACCAGTAAATGCAGGCCACCTGTGCAACTCACTGCCATAGGGGATCGCAGAGTTAATCATCTGAATAATTTTCTGTCTGGTAATAATATTTTTAGGTTTTGCATGTGAAAGTTAGTCAAAGCTCATGCATTAGACTGTCAGCTGATtgcagcaggggacaggggagAATTTCCATCTGTGCTAACAACACCATCAAAGTCTGGACAGCACTGCAAAACCGACCACATGCACAATGCAGAGTTTCCTTTGCAGCATCAAGTATACAACAGCGATGGAGGCAAGATGCTGGACTTGATGGATTAATTATATgacccagcagtcctgcaggtgGTGCCTTTCCTGACTTTGAGATGGTTTTCTTGTACTCTGCAGGGTCCTGGGAAAGCTGGTACCGACTGTGCCCTCGACTGTGGTTCCGGGATTGGACGAGTCACTAAGCATGTCCTTTTGCCAGTTTTCAAGAGCGTGGAACTGGTGGACATGATGGAGAATTTCCTGGCAGAGGCCCAGAACTATTTACGAGGCAGGGAGGACAGAGTAAAGATGTACTATTGCTACAGCCTCCAGGAATTCATTCCAGCCCCACAAAAATATGACGTCATCTGGATACAGTGGGTTTCAGGTTAGCTCAGCATTAATTTATTTGTATCAGGAACCATACATATGctgcattaaaatacatattcagtgcatgTTGAGCTTGTAAAGTCAGgtactcaaaagttaggaaatgcccgCATGAAGGTTGCCCATCCTGGGCACTGACATAGATGGTCCATTGAAGGCACAGGAGACACAGTTCCCATGTTTTCAGTTCTAGTGCACCATAGCAGCCCCTAGCTCCCAGGAGGAGTAACTACAGGAAAGCGCTGATGCACTGCTACAGCCTTGGAAAGGAGCATGCTCCTTCCCTGTGGGTATGGCATATATGTAGGCTGGTCATAATGGTCAGTGGTAACTTCTGGGGAGGGGCACAAGGGAGGCACTGACCATGTGACCGCCCCAAGAGATTGCTTCCTGGGCCACCCCTAAACTGGGGCAGGGCCCCACTCAGTCTGgcctcatcccctcctgcccccatcctgtTCCCACTCTTCCCCAAGCCCtatctcttctcttttccaagctaagcCAACTAAATTCTTTTAGTgatccctcacaggtcatgttctttagacctttaatcatttttgttgctcttctctggatcttctccagtttctccacatctttcttgaaatgtggtgcccaaaactgtaCGCAATCCTCCTGCTGAGGCCTGATCAGCACAGGGGAGAAtagaataattacttctcatgtcttgcttatgacatgCCTGTTAATGGGTTGTTTGCTAATAGAGCTACTCTAGGAATAATTTTGGGAAAGGTCTTTGGCCAGACTAAATGACCACAATCGTCAGCTGTGGCTTTGGAatttctatgaatctatgaaaaaCGCTGTGGACTCTGATTCACAGCATGGGGGCACTAGAGATTTGTAACTAAATATTTGCAAGGATTTTTAAACATGGCCAAAACATCAGACTTTCCCCTAAACTTGGTTTTGGAAATGGCTGAATCATTTTtgcagaaactttaaaaaaataatccgcTCGGGCAGACACATCATGGAATATTTTAACTCAAATGGGCTAAGTTGGGCAAAGCTagaagcaactgaaaacaaggtCTTATAATGGAAACTCTTAGACCAGCTTAAACATAGGCGGCACTATCAGCTGTTCCTGTAACACCAGGGACAATGTTACAGTCCTACCTGCAAATGCTGTGGAGTGAAAAGTGCGTGTCAGTAAAAGAAGCCATGGTATCAAGCTTCTCAAATGCCTGCTGTGTATGAAATGAAGAGGGAATAAGGTTGTCAAATTCTTTAGCTGATCCAGCTTTAAGTTCCCCTGCTGGCAGCTGAGTGCCACAAGAATATGGCAAATTCCAAGGTATTTTTAACTGCTTAGGGCCCAACCAGAAGCACAAGCCTGGAACATTATTAGCATGCTAGCTTCCCTCTCCCGTCCCACATCTGAGCAAAGCTAAGAAATTAAAGCCACTGAGAGAACGAGGTGGCTCTTGGGGCAGGAATTCTAGGTGCATTTCATTCTAAACAGGAACATGGCACGACTGCGAGCCTTTAATGAGAAGTTTTGCAAAATGAAACAGAGTTTAATCACTTGGATTTGTGCTTGTGGGAGGGGAAGTGTGCTGTTTCAGATCGTCTCCTAGACTTGATGGTTGGGTGATTTCAGTGCCTTTGGTCCACCCCTTATCTGAACCTCGAGTGAGAACAATTAACTCTTTAATGCCACCTGCCATGGCACATTCAGCCAGAAGCCTGCTCCCAAGTGACAAAATCTGAgagacttgtctacactaaacGAGGCGTGGTGATGTTGCTATACAAaacctttctagtgtagacgcagcttgcaCCAGCAAAAGAGTGCAGATACATGGAATAAAACCCATATCGTAGGAGTCCCAGTCTCCTGCTCCTACCCTGAGAAGTGTTCGTGTTAGTTACTTTGCCTCAAATAAGAGGAGTATAAATAAGCTGATGATTAAGCTGATCCAGTTGAGGTGAATGCAGTCAGATGGCTTTGGGACCGTGAGCCACAGCTCATTTCTGTCTCTTCACCTTCAGGCAACCTGACGGATAAAGATCTCCTGGAGTTTTTGATCCGGTGTAAAAATGCCTTGAAAGATAATGGTGTTGTCATTCTCAAGGACAACGTGGCCCGGGAAGGCTGTATCCTGGACCCACTGGACAGCAGTGTGATCCGAGACCTGAACATCCTCCAGAGCCTGGTGAAGAAAAGCGGACTCACCATcctgcagcaggagaggcaggaggGCTTTCCCGATCAGTGTGTCCCAGTCTGGATGTTGGCTTTGCAGAAGGATGCTAACTTTTCCTTAAAAAGGGGGATGTGTGAGTGGGAAGCCCCTGAAACATGACTGATCCTCAGGACTTGCAATAAGAGGAAGTGGAGAAAGtgtctgctccaatcccactagCAATGTATTCCTACTCCGTAACTACAGGCTGTCCCCCACTTCCCACCAGTACCCCTAAGAGTAACTGCACATGCGCCTAGAGCATGCTGGGAACAACCCTGCTCACAAAACCAGGCTGCCTCATCTTCATGTCCTCTACTAACAGGACTCCTTTCTGCAAGATTTCTGTTTCCTTAAAGGGCTGAGACTCGTCTGTGAGAAAATT containing:
- the NTMT2 gene encoding N-terminal Xaa-Pro-Lys N-methyltransferase 2 isoform X2, yielding MEGKGAHLAFKSRWCKTDEELCRHMKLYALTSEVINGEMQFYARAKHFYREVPATEEGMMGDYVELSSTDIKSSREFLRKFVGGPGKAGTDCALDCGSGIGRVTKHVLLPVFKSVELVDMMENFLAEAQNYLRGREDRVKMYYCYSLQEFIPAPQKYDVIWIQWVSGNLTDKDLLEFLIRCKNALKDNGVVILKDNVAREGCILDPLDSSVIRDLNILQSLVKKSGLTILQQERQEGFPDQCVPVWMLALQKDANFSLKRGMCEWEAPET
- the NTMT2 gene encoding N-terminal Xaa-Pro-Lys N-methyltransferase 2 isoform X1, coding for MEGKGAHLAFKSRWCKTDEELCRHSTSFNLHKAIRNDFFQSYLYLLEWLPLVKLYALTSEVINGEMQFYARAKHFYREVPATEEGMMGDYVELSSTDIKSSREFLRKFVGGPGKAGTDCALDCGSGIGRVTKHVLLPVFKSVELVDMMENFLAEAQNYLRGREDRVKMYYCYSLQEFIPAPQKYDVIWIQWVSGNLTDKDLLEFLIRCKNALKDNGVVILKDNVAREGCILDPLDSSVIRDLNILQSLVKKSGLTILQQERQEGFPDQCVPVWMLALQKDANFSLKRGMCEWEAPET
- the NTMT2 gene encoding N-terminal Xaa-Pro-Lys N-methyltransferase 2 isoform X3 is translated as MISFRVTSICWSGFPLGPGKAGTDCALDCGSGIGRVTKHVLLPVFKSVELVDMMENFLAEAQNYLRGREDRVKMYYCYSLQEFIPAPQKYDVIWIQWVSGNLTDKDLLEFLIRCKNALKDNGVVILKDNVAREGCILDPLDSSVIRDLNILQSLVKKSGLTILQQERQEGFPDQCVPVWMLALQKDANFSLKRGMCEWEAPET